One genomic region from Pempheris klunzingeri isolate RE-2024b chromosome 4, fPemKlu1.hap1, whole genome shotgun sequence encodes:
- the chrd gene encoding chordin — translation MLVPRALRSLLCVLSCAWLHTGAASRLKSPALPIQSEREPLPSKGLSGCSFGGRFYSLEDTWHPDLGEPFGVMHCVQCHCDPQKSRRGKVFGKVNCKNIKQDCPDLDCDDPVLLPGHCCKTCPTGEDDKKQTDAVLDSFEYFHEKGKEKEGDLHKSYNDRSYLSSEEIGPGESRTDFVAVLTGVTNSWLPSSSGVARARFTLTRSSLAFSITYQRMGRPSKITFQDSDGTTAFEYRVPKGQSDMICGVWKNLAKPLIRQLQSEQMRIGVSTSTGRREEVEGKIIKHRALFAETFSSTLTSEEENSSMGGIAMLTLSDTENNLHFILILQGLIKHKDKDPMLVPIRVQLVCRQHVLREIRANITSHDPDFAEVLTDLNSRELFWLSRGQLEITVATEGQDPRQISGFITGRKSCDTLQSVMSSGDALTPGKTGGVGSAIFYLHDNGTLDYQVQVAGLTSDFLGLTIEVKPRRRNKRSVLYDLTPEYNKATGRAQGSWSRLEARHIHMLLQNELFINVATAHSQEGELRGQIKSLLYSGLEASRQDLPTPLAGHFVSPPVRTGASGHAWVSVDKQCHLHYEIIVAGLSRTDDLTVSAHLHGLAEIGEIDDSSTAHKRLLTGFYGSQAQGVLKDISVELLQHLDQGTAFIQVSTKMNTRGEIRGRAHVPNNCVFGTRGEVDEAEFDDLFVKDPEELKKDPHTCFFENQHHAHGSRWTPNYDKCFSCSCQKRTVICDPVICPVLTCSRTIQPEDQCCPICDETKEPKDMKAPERVDEHPEGCYFEGDQKMHAPGTTWHPFVPPFGYIKCAVCTCKGSSGEVHCEKVTCPALTCTHPVRRNPSDCCKECPEEERTPAGLEHSDMMQADGPRHCKFGKNYYQNSDNWHPWVPLVGEMKCINCWCDHGVTKCQRKQCPVLTCTNITRKEGACCPECLDPKEEDDMTMKAPDKRRTWRH, via the exons ATGCTGGTTCCCCGCGCGCTCCGCTCCTTGCTGTGCGTCCTGAGCTGCGCGTGGCTGCACACCGGAGCGGCCTCGCGGCTCAAGTCTCCTGCTCTGCCCATCCAGTCAGAGAGGGAGCCGCTGCCCTCCAAAGGCTTGTCAG GATGCTCGTTCGGAGGTCGATTCTATTCTCTGGAGGACACGTGGCACCCAGACCTGGGGGAGCCCTTCGGTGTCATGCACTGTGTCCAGTGCCACTGCGATCCC CAAAAGAGCCGTCGTGGCAAGGTGTTTGGGAAAGTAAACTGTAAGAACATCAAACAGGACTGTCCAGACCTGGACTGTGATGACCCCGTCCTGCTGCCGGGGCACTGCTGTAAAACATGCCCTACAG GTGAGGATGACAAGAAGCAGACTGACGCTGTGCTGGACAGCTTTGAGTATTTCCACGAGAAGGGCAAAGAGAAGGAGGGCGACCTCCACAAATCTTACAACGACAGATCctacctgagctctgaggagatCGGCCCAGGGGAGAGCCGCACCG ACTTTGTGGCAGTGTTGACAGGAGTGACGAACTCGTGGCTGCCCAGCTCCAGTGGTGTTGCCAGAGCTCGCTTCACTCTGACCAGATCCAGCTTGGCCTTCTCCATCACATACCAGAG AATGGGCCGTCCCAGTAAAATAACCTTCCAGGATTCAGATGGGACGACTGCTTTTGAGTACAGAGTCCCCAAGGGACAGTCAGACATG ATCTGTGGAGTGTGGAAGAACCTGGCGAAGCCTCTAATACGACAGCTGCAGTCCGAGCAGATGCGCATCGGCGTGAGCACATCGACGGGCAGACgagaggaagtggaggggaAGATCATCAAACACAGGGCGCTGTTTGCTG AGACCTTCAGTTCAACGCTGACATCTGAGGAGGAGAACTCAAGCATGGGAGGAATCGCCATGTTGACGCTGAGTGACACAGAGAACAACCTCCACTTCATCCTAATTCTTCAGGGCCTcatcaaacacaaagacaaag ACCCCATGTTGGTTCCTATCCGAGTCCAGCTCGTGTGCCGCCAACATGTCCTGAGAGAAATCCGAGCCAACATCACCTCTCAC GATCCAGACTTTGCGGAGGTGCTGACAGACCTGAACAGTCGCGAGCTGTTTTGGTTATCTCGTGGTCAGCTAGAGATCACCGTGGCAACCGAGGGTCAGGACCCCCGACAAATCTCTGGCTTCATCACGGGCAGGAAATCTTGTGACA CTCTTCAGAGCGTGATGTCCAGTGGCGATGCACTGACCCCGGGGAAGACAGGAGGTGTGGGATCTGCTATCTTCTACCTCCATGATAACGGAACACTGGACTACCAG GTTCAGGTTGCAGGTCTCACCAGTGACTTTCTTGGCCTCACGATTGAAGTGAAGCCACGGCGGCGAAACAAGCGCTCTGTGCTGTATGACCTGACGCCGGAGTACAACAAGGCCACGGGCCGGGCGCAGGGCAGCTGGAGTCGCCTGGAGGCCCGGCACATCCACATGCTGCTGCAGAACGAGCTCTTCATCAATGTGGCCACGGCGCACAGCCAGGAGGGAGAGCTGAGGGGGCAGATTAAGTCCCTGCTCTACAGCGGCCTGGAGGCATCCAGACAAG ACTTGCCCACTCCTCTGGCCGGCCATTTTGTCTCTCCACCAGTGAGAACTGGTGCCTCCGGCCATGCCTGGGTGTCAGTGGACAAACAGTGTCACCTGCATTATGAAATCATTGTTGCGGGCCTCAGCAGGACCGACGACCTCACTGTGAGCGCACATCTCCACGGCCTGGCTGAGATCGGAGAAATAGACGACAGCAGCACCGCTCACAAAAGGCTGCTGACGGGCTTCTACGGCTCACAG gcTCAGGGAGTGTTAAAGGACATCAGTGTTGAATTACTGCAACACTTGGACCAAGGAACGGCCTTCATCCAGGTCAGCACCAAGATGAACACCCGAGGAGAAATACGAGGACGG GCTCACGTGCCAAACAACTGTGTGTTCGGGACCAGGGGGGAGGTGGATGAGGCTGAGTTTGACGACCTCTTTGTGAAGGATCCAGAGGAACTGAAGAAAGACCCCCACACCTGCTTCTTTGAGAACCAACACCACGCTCATGGCTCTCGCTGGACTCCCAACTATGACAagtgtttctcctgcagctgccAG AAGCGAACTGTGATCTGTGATCCCGTCATCTGTCCGGTGCTGACCTGCTCCAGGACCATTCAGCCTGAGGACCAGTGCTGCCCCATCTGTGACG AAACAAAGGAGCCCAAGGACATGAAAGCTCCAGAGAGGGTAGATGAACATCCTGAAG GTTGTTACTTTGAGGGAGACCAGAAGATGCATGCCCCAGGAACCACATGGCATCCCTTTGTACCTCCCTTTGGCTACATTAAATGCGCTGTCTGCACTTGCAAG GGGTCTTCAGGGGAGGTACACTGTGAGAAGGTGACGTGTCCGGCGCTGACCTGCACTCATCCTGTACGACGGAATCCCTCTGACTGCTGCAAAGAGTGtccggaggaggagaggactcCCGCAGGCCTGGAGCATAGCGACATGATGCAAGCAGATGGCCCCAGGCACTGTAAATTTGGCAAGAACTATTACCAAAACAGTGACAACTGGCATCCCTGGGTGCCGCTGGTGGGGGAGATGAAATGCATCAACTGCTGGTGTGAT CATGGTGTGACCAAATGTCAGAGGAAGCAATGTCCAGTACTGACCTGCACCAACATCACTCGCAAAGAGGGCGCGTGCTGTCCTGAATGCCTTG ATCCCAAAGAGGAGGACGACATGACGATGAAGGCTCCAGACAAAAGGCGAACCTGGAGACACTGA